ATGCAGCAAATTTAGCAGAATATTTTACTGGATTAAGAATAACAGAAATTAGTGCTGATATTACTTCATTTGTTGAAGGAAGGCCTGTTGATGACGATGCAAATGTTTTATTGCATTTAAACAATGGCGCTAAAGGAGTTTTATTTTGTAGTCAAATTTCAGTTGGTGAAGAAAATGATTTAGCAATTTGGGTTTATGGAACAAAGAAAAGCTTAGAATGGCATCAAGAAGAACCTAATTTCCTTTATCTTAAAGAAGGTGATGGTCCTGTTCAAATTTGGAAGCGAGGAAATCAATATGTAAATAATTATAGTAAAGCAGCAGCAAGAGGAACTAGATTACCTTCGGGACATCCAGAAGCACTCTTAGAAGCAATCGCAAATATTTATAATAATTTTGGTGATACAATTCGTAATAAAGAAGATAATCTTGAGGTTGATCTGGAATTGATTTCTGATTTCCCAAATGTTGATGATGGTGTTAGAGGAATGAAGTTTATCGATGCTGTTATTAAAAATTCCAGAGGAAATGAAAAATGGACTTTAATATAAAATTTTAAAAGAGGTTTTACTATGGCTCGACCAATAACATTATGCACTGCACAATGGGCAGATATTCCTTTAGAAATATTGGCAAAAAAGGTTAGTAACTGGGGATATGATGGAATCGAACTAGCATGCTGGGGAGATCATATGGATGTTTTTCGTGCTGCAGCAGATAAAGATTATTGTGATTCTCAATTAGAAATTTTAAGAAAAAATAATTTAAAACTATTTGCAATCAGTAATCATCTTGCCGGACAATTAGTTTGTGATTTAAATAATGATGATCGCTCCGATGGTTTTGCTCCAAAGGATTGTGCCGGTGATGCAGAGAAAAAAAGAGCATGGGCCGTTGAAGCTATGAAAAATTCTGCACGAGCTGCTAAGAATTTAGGTATTAATGTTGTAAATGGATTTACAGGTTCATCAATTTGGCATTTGTTATATAGTTTTCCGCCGGTTTCTCCTAAAACAATTGAAGAAGGATTTTCCTACTTTGCGAAAATGTGGAATCCTATTCTTGATGTTTTTGATGAATGCGGAGTGAAATTTGCTCTCGAAGTTCATCCAACAGAAATTGCTTTTGATATTGTAACTTCTCAACGCGCTATTAATGCAATTAGTGGAAGAAAAGCATTTGGATTTAATTTTGATCCGAGTCATCTCCATTGGCAAATGGTTGATCCAGTTGTTTTTATTCACGAATTTTCGGACAGAATTTATCACGTTCATATGAAAGATGCAGCAAGGCAGTTAAATGGAAGAACTGGAATTTTAGCTTCACATTTGGATTTTGGACATAAAGATAGAGGCTGGGATTTTCGTTCTTTGGGTCACGGTGGAGTAAATTTTGAAGAAATTATTAGAGCATTAAATCATATTGGATATAATGGACCTTTATCTGTTGAGTGGGAAGATAGCGGAATGGAACGTGAACACGGTGTTAAGGAAGCTTATGAATTTGTTAAAAAAATAGATTTTCAGCCATCAAATATAAAGTTTGATGCAGCTTTTGATGAAAAATAATTTTTAATCATTATTTTTTAACTAAGCTATTTAATCATCATCTTAAGTTGATTAAGTAGCTTTTTTATTTTCAATATTTTTAATGTAATAAATGATAGATATTTCAGTAATAATTCCGGCATATAACGAAAGCAAAAAAATTTCTAAAGATATTTTTGCAGCAGATGAATTTTTTAAGTCGCAAAAATTTACTGGTGAAATTATTATTGTTGATGATGGAAGTTCCGATGACACTTTTCAATCCGCAGAAAATTGCAGAATCCAAATAAATAATTATTTATTGGTGATTAAACTACCGACCAATATTGGTAAGGGTGGCGCAATAATTGAAGGAATTAAAAATTCAAAAGGGAAAATTATTATTTATGCAGATTCTGGATTAACTGTTCCCTTTGAAAATGCCCAAATGGGAATTGATTTAATTAAAAATGCTAAATGTGAAATTGCAAACGGCTCAAGAAAAATGGAAGGTTCCAATATTATAATTGAGCAAGATTTAAATAGAAAAGTTATTTCGAAAATATTTGGAATTGCAGCAAAATTGTTTTTAAAAATCCCCAATTATCTAACGGATACTCAATGCGGGTTTAAAGTCTATAAAGGTGATATAGCAAGATTTTTATATCCAAAATTAATTACTCAAGGATTTTTATTTGAAATAGAATTAATTCTTTTAGCTCAAAACGAAAATTATAGAATTCTGGAATTTCCGGTTACGTGGACTTGCGATAAGGACAGCAGATTAAGTATTAATAAAAGTTCAAAAAAAATTATAAAAGATTTTATAGTCTTATATAAAAAATTTATCAGCAAAAAAATTATCTGAAATAAAAATATCTTCTTTTTTTAATTTTAAAGAATCACATAAGATTATCAAACCACTTATAAAATTAT
The nucleotide sequence above comes from Ignavibacteriota bacterium. Encoded proteins:
- a CDS encoding sugar phosphate isomerase/epimerase, which produces MARPITLCTAQWADIPLEILAKKVSNWGYDGIELACWGDHMDVFRAAADKDYCDSQLEILRKNNLKLFAISNHLAGQLVCDLNNDDRSDGFAPKDCAGDAEKKRAWAVEAMKNSARAAKNLGINVVNGFTGSSIWHLLYSFPPVSPKTIEEGFSYFAKMWNPILDVFDECGVKFALEVHPTEIAFDIVTSQRAINAISGRKAFGFNFDPSHLHWQMVDPVVFIHEFSDRIYHVHMKDAARQLNGRTGILASHLDFGHKDRGWDFRSLGHGGVNFEEIIRALNHIGYNGPLSVEWEDSGMEREHGVKEAYEFVKKIDFQPSNIKFDAAFDEK
- a CDS encoding glycosyltransferase, giving the protein MIDISVIIPAYNESKKISKDIFAADEFFKSQKFTGEIIIVDDGSSDDTFQSAENCRIQINNYLLVIKLPTNIGKGGAIIEGIKNSKGKIIIYADSGLTVPFENAQMGIDLIKNAKCEIANGSRKMEGSNIIIEQDLNRKVISKIFGIAAKLFLKIPNYLTDTQCGFKVYKGDIARFLYPKLITQGFLFEIELILLAQNENYRILEFPVTWTCDKDSRLSINKSSKKIIKDFIVLYKKFISKKII